The window TGTCGGTTTTTGCGCAGAGCGTTTCGGCCACACTGTCGTTAAGCAGGCACTATGCTTAATGAAGGAGTCGAGTATGAAACCGAATCTATCAGTCACTGATGATGAACGCTGGCAGTCGGTGCTGGCGCGAAATCCCGCTGCCGACGGGCAGTTTGTCTTTGCGGTGCGAACGACCGGCATTTTCTGTCGGCCATCGTGCAGCGCGAAACACGCGCTGCGTAAAAACGTCCGCTTCTTTCCGGACGCCCGGACCGCGCTGGCGGCGGGGTTCCGGCCATGTAAACGCTGTCAGCCGGATAAAGCCCATCCGCAGCAGCACCGGCTGGATAAAATAACCCTGGCCTGCCAACTGCTGGAGCAGGATGAGCCGATCGCTCTGGCGGCGCTGGCGCAGCAGGTGGCAATGAGTCCATACCATTTTCATCGCCTGTTCAAAGCCGCCACCGGCATGACGCCGAAAGCCTGGCAGCAGGCCAGCCGCGCGCGCCGTCTGCGCGATGCGCTGAACGGCGGCGACAGCGTGACGCAGGCGATCCTCAACGCCGGGCTTCCCGACAGCAGCAGCTACTATCGTCACGCCGATAGCGCACTGGGGATGACGGCAAAACAGTTTCGCCGCGGCGGCGACCGGCTGGCGGTACGCTATACGCTGGCGGATTGTTCGCTCGGGCGCTGCCTTGTCGCGGAAAGCGAGCGGGGAATATGCGCCATTCTGCTGGGCGATGATGACGCGTCGCTTATCGCCGGGTTGCATTCGCTGTTTCCGGCAGCGCAGGATGAGCCCGCCGACGAGGCGTTTCGCCAGCGCGTGGCTCAGGTGATTGCCAGCATTGACGGGCGCGACGTTCCGCTGGTGCTGCCGCTGGATATCCAGGGCACCGCTTTTCAGCAGCAGGTCTGGCAGGCGCTGCGCGCCATTCCCGGCGGCGAAACCGTCAGCTATCAGCAGCTGGCGGCGAAGATTGGCAAACCGAACGCGGCGCGCGCCGTCGCCAGCGCCTGCGGCGCGAATAAGCTGGCGGTCGTGATCCCCTGTCACCGGGTGGTACGCGGCGATGGGGCGCTTTCAGGCTACCGCTGGGGCGTGGCGCGCAAGGCGCAGCTCCTGCGGCGTGAGTCGTCAGGTAAGGAGTCATAATGCTCGATCTTTTTGCTGATTCACAACCGTGGCAGGAGCCGCTGGCCCCCGGCGCGACGGTATTGCGCCGCTTCGCTTTCAGCACGGCGCAGCAGCTGATGCAGGATATCGAAACGGTGGCCAGCCGGTCGCCGTTTCGCCAGATGGTGACGCCGGGCGGCTATACCATGTCGGTGGCGATGACCAACTGCGGACAGCTGGGCTGGACGACCGACCGGCGCGGCTATCTCTACTCTGCCATTGACCCGCTTACCGGCAGCGCCTGGCCGCCATTTCCGGCCGCGTTTGTTGACCTTTGTCAGCGGGCGGCGACGGCGGCGGGCTATCCTGATTTTCAGCCGGACGCCTGTCTGATTAACCGCTACGCGCCGGGCGCAAAGCTGTCGTTGCATCAGGATAAAGACGAGCCGGATCTGCGCGCGCCGATTGTTTCTGTCTCTCTGGGGCTGCCTGCCGTCTTTCAGTTTGGCGGCCTGAAGCGTAACGATCCGCTGCAACGTATTTTGCTGGAGCATGGCGATGTGGTGGTGTGGGGCGGGGAATCGCGGCTGTTTTATCACGGTATCCAGCCGCTGAAAGCGGGCTTC is drawn from Citrobacter rodentium NBRC 105723 = DSM 16636 and contains these coding sequences:
- the ada gene encoding bifunctional DNA-binding transcriptional regulator/O6-methylguanine-DNA methyltransferase Ada; the protein is MKPNLSVTDDERWQSVLARNPAADGQFVFAVRTTGIFCRPSCSAKHALRKNVRFFPDARTALAAGFRPCKRCQPDKAHPQQHRLDKITLACQLLEQDEPIALAALAQQVAMSPYHFHRLFKAATGMTPKAWQQASRARRLRDALNGGDSVTQAILNAGLPDSSSYYRHADSALGMTAKQFRRGGDRLAVRYTLADCSLGRCLVAESERGICAILLGDDDASLIAGLHSLFPAAQDEPADEAFRQRVAQVIASIDGRDVPLVLPLDIQGTAFQQQVWQALRAIPGGETVSYQQLAAKIGKPNAARAVASACGANKLAVVIPCHRVVRGDGALSGYRWGVARKAQLLRRESSGKES
- the alkB gene encoding DNA oxidative demethylase AlkB, whose product is MLDLFADSQPWQEPLAPGATVLRRFAFSTAQQLMQDIETVASRSPFRQMVTPGGYTMSVAMTNCGQLGWTTDRRGYLYSAIDPLTGSAWPPFPAAFVDLCQRAATAAGYPDFQPDACLINRYAPGAKLSLHQDKDEPDLRAPIVSVSLGLPAVFQFGGLKRNDPLQRILLEHGDVVVWGGESRLFYHGIQPLKAGFHPLTGDCRYNLTFRHAGKKE